In a single window of the Campylobacter hyointestinalis subsp. lawsonii genome:
- a CDS encoding 3'-5' exonuclease: MEQKLENFINLLGKSSLNHYDFLQKANDIDSIKELIDIKNFDDWRILGLDLIKTETKKVTLKTRYTDFKDQIFCVVDIETNGGIKTGQIIEIGALKLLDGKEIGRFESFIYAPDIPENISELTGIYPTDLIDAPSLASVLEKFKLFLGDSVFVAHNVKFDYDFISVSLEKQGFGMLLNRRICTIDLARRTIPSQKYGLGTLKELLGINNAHHRALNDAIAASEIFKECIKRVPWSVQSVEDLIVFSKTAKSLKLPNVVINQ; this comes from the coding sequence TTGGAACAAAAGCTAGAAAATTTTATAAATTTACTCGGCAAAAGTAGCTTAAATCATTATGATTTCTTACAAAAAGCCAACGATATAGATAGTATCAAAGAGCTCATCGATATAAAAAACTTTGATGATTGGCGTATTTTGGGATTAGACCTTATAAAAACTGAAACCAAAAAAGTCACCCTAAAAACTAGATATACAGACTTTAAGGATCAAATTTTTTGTGTAGTTGATATAGAAACAAATGGTGGTATCAAAACAGGTCAGATCATCGAAATAGGGGCGCTAAAATTACTTGATGGTAAAGAAATAGGCCGTTTTGAGAGCTTTATTTATGCTCCTGATATTCCAGAAAATATCAGTGAGCTTACGGGGATTTATCCTACAGATCTTATAGATGCACCCAGTCTTGCTAGCGTACTTGAAAAGTTCAAGCTATTTTTAGGAGATAGTGTATTTGTAGCACATAATGTTAAATTTGACTATGATTTTATAAGCGTTAGCCTAGAAAAACAGGGCTTTGGTATGCTTTTAAATAGACGAATTTGCACTATAGATCTAGCTCGCAGAACCATACCTTCGCAAAAATACGGACTTGGTACTCTAAAAGAACTTTTAGGCATAAACAATGCTCATCATAGGGCTTTAAATGACGCTATAGCTGCGTCTGAGATCTTTAAAGAGTGTATAAAAAGGGTGCCTTGGAGTGTTCAAAGTGTTGAGGATCTTATAGTTTTTAGTAAAACTGCAAAAAGTCTAAAACTACCAAATGTGGTAATAAATCAGTAA